The following proteins are co-located in the Macaca thibetana thibetana isolate TM-01 chromosome 6, ASM2454274v1, whole genome shotgun sequence genome:
- the PTGER4 gene encoding prostaglandin E2 receptor EP4 subtype isoform X1 has product MSTPGVNASTSLSPDRLNSPVTIPAVMFIFGVVGNLVAIVVLCKSRKEQKETTFYTLVCGLAVTDLLGTLLVSPVTIATYMKGQWPGGQPLCEYSTFILLFFSLSGLSIICAMSVERYLAINHAYFYSHYVDKRLAGLTLFAVYASNVLFCALPNMGLGSSRLQYPDTWCFIDWTTNVTAHAAYSYMYAGFSSFLILATVLCNVLVCGALLRMHRQFMRRTSLGTEQHHAAATAVTSVVSRGHPAASPGLPRLSDFRRRRSFRRIAGAEIQMVILLIATSLVVLICSIPLVVRVFVNQLYQPSLEREVSKNPDLQAIRIASVNPILDPWIYILLRKTVLSKAIEKIKCLFCRIGGSRRERSGQHCSDSRRTSSAMSGHSRSFFSRELKEISSTSQTLLPDLSLPDLSENGLGGRNLLPGVPGVGLAQKDTTSLRTLRISETSDSSQGQDSESVLLVDEVGGSGRAGPAPKGSSLQVTFPSETLNLSEKCI; this is encoded by the exons ATGTCCACTCCCGGGGTCAATGCGTCCACCTCCTTGAGCCCCGACCGGCTGAACAGCCCAGTGACCATCCCGGCGGTGATGTTCATCTTCGGGGTGGTGGGCAACCTGGTGGCCATCGTGGTGCTGTGCAAGTCGCGCAAGGAGCAGAAGGAGACAACCTTCTACACGCTGGTATGTGGGCTGGCTGTCACCGACCTGTTGGGCACTTTGCTGGTGAGCCCGGTGACCATCGCCACGTACATGAAGGGCCAATGGCCCGGGGGCCAGCCTCTGTGCGAGTACAGCACCTTCATTCTGCTCTTCTTCAGCCTGTCCGGCCTTAGCATCATCTGCGCCATGAGTGTCGAGCGCTACCTGGCCATCAACCACGCCTATTTCTACAGCCACTACGTGGACAAGCGGTTGGCGGGCCTCACGCTCTTTGCAGTCTATGCGTCCAACGTGCTCTTCTGCGCGCTGCCCAACATGGGCCTCGGTAGCTCGCGGCTGCAGTACCCAGACACCTGGTGCTTCATCGACTGGACCACCAACGTGACGGCGCACGCTGCCTACTCCTACATGTACGCGGGCTTCAGCTCCTTCCTCATTCTCGCCACCGTCCTCTGCAACGTGCTTGTGTGCGGCGCGCTGCTCCGCATGCACCGCCAGTTCATGCGCCGCACCTCGCTGGGCACCGAGCAGCACCATGCGGCCGCGACGGCCGTGACCTCGGTTGTCTCCCGGGGCCACCCCGCCGCCTCCCCAGGCTTGCCGCGCCTCAGCGACTTTCGCCGCCGCCGGAGTTTCCGCCGCATCGCGGGCGCCGAGATCCAGATGGTCATCTTACTCATTGCCACCTCCCTGGTGGTGCTCATCTGCTCCATCCCGCTCGTG GTGCGAGTATTCGTCAACCAGTTATATCAGCCAAGTTTGGAGCGAGAAGTCAGTAAAAATCCAGATTTGCAGGCCATCCGAATTGCTTCTGTGAACCCCATCCTAGACCCCTGGATATATATCCTCCTGAGAAAGACAGTGCTCAGTAAAGCAATAGAGAAGATCAAATGCCTCTTCTGCCGCATTGGCGGATCCCGCAGAGAGCGCTCCGGACAGCACTGCTCAGACAGTCGAAGGACATCTTCTGCCATGTCGGGCCACTCTCGCTCCTTCTTCTCCCGGGAGCTGAAGGAGATCAGCAGTACATCTCAGACCCTCCTGCCAGACCTCTCACTGCCTGACCTCAGTGAAAATGGCCTTGGAGGCAGGAATTTGCTTCCAGGTGTTCCTGGCGTGGGCCTGGCCCAGAAAGACACCACCTCGCTGAGGACTTTGCGAATATCAGAGACCTCAGACTCTTCACAGGGTCAGGACTCAGAGAGTGTCTTACTGGTGGACGAGGTTGGTGGGAGCGGCAGGGCTGGGCCTGCCCCTAAGGGGAGCTCCCTGCAAGTCACATTTCCCAGTGAAACACTGAACTtatcagaaaaatgtatataa
- the PTGER4 gene encoding prostaglandin E2 receptor EP4 subtype isoform X2, translating into MSTPGVNASTSLSPDRLNSPVTIPAVMFIFGVVGNLVAIVVLCKSRKEQKETTFYTLVCGLAVTDLLGTLLVSPVTIATYMKGQWPGGQPLCEYSTFILLFFSLSGLSIICAMSVERYLAINHAYFYSHYVDKRLAGLTLFAVYASNVLFCALPNMGLGSSRLQYPDTWCFIDWTTNVTAHAAYSYMYAGFSSFLILATVLCNVLVCGALLRMHRQFMRRTSLGTEQHHAAATAVTSVVSRGHPAASPGLPRLSDFRRRRSFRRIAGAEIQMVILLIATSLVVLICSIPLVANWKWSHKTTDGMSDECEAYLHIQEKCHTFGCEYSSTSYISQVWSEKSVKIQICRPSELLL; encoded by the exons ATGTCCACTCCCGGGGTCAATGCGTCCACCTCCTTGAGCCCCGACCGGCTGAACAGCCCAGTGACCATCCCGGCGGTGATGTTCATCTTCGGGGTGGTGGGCAACCTGGTGGCCATCGTGGTGCTGTGCAAGTCGCGCAAGGAGCAGAAGGAGACAACCTTCTACACGCTGGTATGTGGGCTGGCTGTCACCGACCTGTTGGGCACTTTGCTGGTGAGCCCGGTGACCATCGCCACGTACATGAAGGGCCAATGGCCCGGGGGCCAGCCTCTGTGCGAGTACAGCACCTTCATTCTGCTCTTCTTCAGCCTGTCCGGCCTTAGCATCATCTGCGCCATGAGTGTCGAGCGCTACCTGGCCATCAACCACGCCTATTTCTACAGCCACTACGTGGACAAGCGGTTGGCGGGCCTCACGCTCTTTGCAGTCTATGCGTCCAACGTGCTCTTCTGCGCGCTGCCCAACATGGGCCTCGGTAGCTCGCGGCTGCAGTACCCAGACACCTGGTGCTTCATCGACTGGACCACCAACGTGACGGCGCACGCTGCCTACTCCTACATGTACGCGGGCTTCAGCTCCTTCCTCATTCTCGCCACCGTCCTCTGCAACGTGCTTGTGTGCGGCGCGCTGCTCCGCATGCACCGCCAGTTCATGCGCCGCACCTCGCTGGGCACCGAGCAGCACCATGCGGCCGCGACGGCCGTGACCTCGGTTGTCTCCCGGGGCCACCCCGCCGCCTCCCCAGGCTTGCCGCGCCTCAGCGACTTTCGCCGCCGCCGGAGTTTCCGCCGCATCGCGGGCGCCGAGATCCAGATGGTCATCTTACTCATTGCCACCTCCCTGGTGGTGCTCATCTGCTCCATCCCGCTCGTG GCAAACTGGAAGTGGAGTCATAAAACAACTGATGGGATGTCAGATGAGTGTGAAGCATATCTACACATACAAGAGAAATGCCATACATTTGG GTGCGAGTATTCGTCAACCAGTTATATCAGCCAAGTTTGGAGCGAGAAGTCAGTAAAAATCCAGATTTGCAGGCCATCCGAATTGCTTCTGTGA